In one Steroidobacteraceae bacterium genomic region, the following are encoded:
- the rpmI gene encoding 50S ribosomal protein L35 yields the protein MPKLKTNRAAAKRFRKTAKGYKRYASNRRHNLGHKDSKRKRHLRSGGSSLVHESDVGRLDQLLPNA from the coding sequence ATGCCCAAGTTGAAGACCAACCGGGCCGCGGCCAAGCGTTTTCGCAAGACGGCCAAAGGCTACAAACGGTACGCGTCGAATCGCCGCCACAATCTCGGCCACAAGGATTCCAAGCGCAAGCGACATTTGCGCTCGGGTGGGTCCTCGCTGGTCCATGAGAGCGACGTCGGTCGTCTCGATCAGCTGCTACCAAACG